A single region of the Photobacterium sanguinicancri genome encodes:
- the malT gene encoding HTH-type transcriptional regulator MalT: MWIPSKLTRPARLHNAILRPRLLDRLNQAPFYRLVLFRSPAGYGKTTMAAQWLNDHPHTGWLNIDESDNDTFRFANYFLQSINKATNGACLKTQAMAERRQFACLSTLFSELFGEIAEYNAQTYLVLDDYHVINNEDIHDGMRFFLKHMPDCLTLVVTSRTQPPLSTANLRVRDLLIEVDNEHLAFDQEETQRFFQKRVSEEIELTVLNSLREQVEGWPSALQLIALHAQQKPNHLAESAESMASFNRGHLWDYLAEEVFDQLDRDTQQFLLQCSVLDIFNAQLVTDLTGRNDALAMLESLNRFGLFLNTLESNDNWYRFHNLFAEFLRHQRYSQIPQQQSELHTQAAYAWLKQKSPQQALIHALKSENQDLIVEVLTDYGWNMYHHGELKLLEDSIASLTTDKLFSSPRLALLRAWLAQSQHRYNDVGDLINETKAQLSKHSIELDDALQGEFNALLAQVAINQSKPEDALLLSEQALGQLPSTTYRSRIVATSVVGEVHHCLGNLSRALPMMQQTEKMARQYHVYHQALWALLQQSEILVAQGYIQSAYELLDQAFKLVKEQHLQQVPLHEFLLRLRAQILWCWNRLEEAEECAHKSLEVLAPFDETKSLHAYSMLARIAITRGELDKGARYLDLCNCLVERSEYHIDWRANADFANILYWQAKDDNQSLADWLKQAERPEGGCNHFQQLQWRNIARTHLTLGEYDQAHEILLSLQEDAGKYNLVTDKNRNLVVQAVLSKRQGERDTALLYLKEALQLTNSTGMIGNFLCEANTICDLLKELVDTRQLSELELHRAQQLLREMTSKERNRSVHFDESFVDKLLTLPDVPELVRTSPLTQREWQVLGLIYTGYSNEQIASELDVASTTIKTHIRNLYQKLNIANRQQAIETAERLLGLMGV; the protein is encoded by the coding sequence ATGTGGATACCATCGAAACTAACGCGCCCGGCGCGCCTTCATAATGCCATTCTCCGTCCTCGCTTGCTGGATCGTCTTAATCAAGCACCGTTTTACCGTCTGGTACTTTTCCGCTCTCCAGCGGGCTACGGTAAAACCACTATGGCAGCACAATGGCTAAACGATCACCCACATACTGGGTGGTTGAACATTGATGAAAGCGATAACGATACATTTCGATTCGCGAACTACTTCTTACAATCCATAAACAAAGCCACTAATGGCGCCTGTTTAAAAACACAAGCAATGGCTGAACGCCGTCAATTTGCTTGCTTATCGACGCTATTTAGCGAGCTTTTCGGCGAAATTGCCGAATATAACGCCCAAACATATTTAGTATTAGATGACTACCATGTCATCAACAATGAAGACATTCATGACGGTATGCGTTTCTTCCTTAAGCACATGCCGGACTGCCTCACCCTTGTCGTCACGAGCCGAACGCAACCACCACTGAGTACCGCTAACCTACGTGTGCGTGATTTATTGATTGAAGTAGACAACGAGCACTTAGCCTTCGATCAAGAAGAAACCCAACGCTTCTTCCAAAAGCGTGTCAGTGAAGAAATTGAACTCACAGTACTAAATTCATTGCGCGAGCAAGTTGAAGGTTGGCCATCAGCACTACAGCTGATCGCCCTTCATGCCCAACAAAAACCGAATCACTTAGCAGAATCTGCCGAATCAATGGCAAGCTTTAATCGGGGCCACTTGTGGGATTACCTTGCGGAAGAAGTATTTGATCAACTCGATCGCGATACTCAGCAATTCTTATTGCAATGCTCAGTATTAGATATTTTCAATGCGCAGTTAGTGACTGACTTAACAGGCCGTAATGATGCACTGGCAATGCTAGAGTCACTGAACCGTTTCGGTTTATTCCTTAACACGCTTGAAAGTAACGATAACTGGTATCGCTTCCATAATTTGTTTGCAGAATTCCTTCGCCATCAGCGTTATTCCCAGATTCCGCAACAACAATCAGAACTGCATACACAAGCAGCTTACGCTTGGCTAAAACAAAAAAGCCCGCAACAAGCGCTGATCCATGCGCTAAAGAGTGAGAATCAAGATCTGATTGTTGAAGTACTGACAGACTACGGCTGGAACATGTACCATCACGGAGAGTTGAAATTACTAGAGGACTCTATTGCTTCCTTAACAACGGACAAACTATTCTCTTCCCCTCGCCTTGCTCTCCTTCGCGCATGGCTGGCACAAAGCCAACACCGTTATAACGATGTGGGTGATCTGATTAATGAAACCAAAGCACAATTAAGTAAGCACAGCATCGAATTAGATGATGCGCTGCAAGGTGAATTTAACGCACTGCTAGCACAAGTTGCGATTAACCAAAGTAAGCCTGAAGATGCGCTACTTTTATCTGAGCAAGCATTAGGGCAGCTACCTTCTACCACTTACCGTAGCCGCATTGTAGCGACCTCGGTTGTAGGCGAAGTCCACCACTGCCTCGGTAATCTCAGCCGTGCATTGCCGATGATGCAACAAACAGAGAAAATGGCACGTCAGTACCATGTTTACCATCAAGCACTTTGGGCGCTACTGCAACAGAGCGAGATTCTGGTGGCCCAAGGTTACATTCAATCGGCTTATGAACTATTAGATCAAGCCTTCAAGCTGGTAAAAGAGCAACACCTTCAACAAGTGCCACTGCATGAGTTCTTGCTACGCTTACGTGCACAGATCCTATGGTGTTGGAACCGCTTAGAAGAAGCTGAAGAATGTGCCCATAAAAGCCTAGAAGTGTTAGCACCTTTTGATGAAACCAAATCATTGCACGCCTATTCCATGCTGGCACGTATTGCGATCACTCGGGGTGAACTCGATAAAGGCGCACGCTATTTAGACCTGTGTAACTGCCTGGTAGAGCGTTCTGAATACCATATTGACTGGCGAGCAAATGCTGATTTTGCCAACATTCTTTACTGGCAAGCAAAAGACGATAATCAAAGCTTGGCTGATTGGCTAAAACAGGCGGAGCGTCCTGAAGGTGGGTGTAACCACTTCCAGCAGCTACAATGGCGCAATATTGCCCGAACGCACTTGACGCTCGGCGAGTATGACCAAGCGCATGAAATTTTACTTTCCCTGCAAGAAGATGCGGGAAAGTACAATTTAGTCACAGACAAAAATCGAAATCTTGTGGTACAAGCGGTATTAAGTAAACGTCAGGGGGAACGTGATACTGCACTTTTATACCTTAAAGAAGCATTACAACTGACCAATAGTACTGGCATGATTGGTAACTTCTTATGCGAAGCGAATACCATCTGCGACCTACTAAAAGAGTTAGTCGATACGCGCCAATTAAGTGAGCTTGAACTTCATCGTGCACAACAACTGCTACGTGAAATGACGAGTAAAGAACGAAACCGTTCCGTTCATTTTGATGAAAGCTTTGTCGATAAACTACTGACACTCCCCGATGTACCGGAGTTAGTACGCACTAGCCCACTAACACAGCGTGAATGGCAAGTTCTAGGCTTAATATATACGGGTTATAGCAATGAACAAATTGCATCTGAGCTAGATGTTGCATCGACAACCATCAAAACTCATATCCGTAATTTGTACCAAAAATTGAATATCGCCAATCGCCAACAAGCTATTGAAACCGCTGAACGTTTACTTGGATTGATGGGGGTTTAA
- a CDS encoding DUF4336 domain-containing protein, whose protein sequence is MIEWATDRLWYYDMPLNVSGIPVGARMTVIRLNNKKLLIHSPIQLTTKLQLALSKLGQIHAIVTPNINHHLFLSEWWLAYPDAYFFAPPGLQQKRSDLIFDDALSATTPALWRNQLLQTLIRGSDKMEEVVFCDPQSHTLIVGDTLAWMKDCTNPLSIGLALLNGCYQQPAMPLYWRLSFHDKTRLRQSLQEILTWPFDRIILAHGRVIPENGKQYFADAFAWALKPTTATH, encoded by the coding sequence TTGATAGAATGGGCTACTGATCGCCTTTGGTACTACGACATGCCGCTCAACGTGAGCGGCATTCCTGTGGGTGCCCGTATGACCGTTATTCGGCTCAACAATAAAAAACTGCTTATTCATTCTCCGATACAGCTCACGACTAAATTACAGTTAGCACTGAGCAAATTGGGGCAAATACATGCCATTGTTACCCCCAATATTAATCATCACCTTTTTCTGTCTGAATGGTGGCTTGCCTACCCTGACGCTTACTTTTTTGCCCCTCCAGGGTTACAACAAAAGCGCTCTGATTTGATTTTTGATGATGCCCTGAGCGCGACAACGCCTGCATTGTGGCGTAATCAGCTATTACAAACGCTGATTAGGGGGAGCGACAAAATGGAGGAAGTGGTGTTTTGTGATCCACAATCGCACACCCTAATTGTGGGTGATACCTTAGCTTGGATGAAAGACTGCACCAACCCACTTTCAATAGGCTTAGCTTTACTCAATGGCTGCTATCAACAACCAGCAATGCCACTCTATTGGCGGTTATCTTTTCATGACAAAACGCGGTTGCGTCAGTCACTGCAAGAGATCTTAACCTGGCCATTTGACCGCATCATTCTTGCTCACGGCCGAGTCATCCCTGAAAACGGCAAACAGTATTTTGCCGATGCTTTTGCATGGGCTCTTAAGCCAACAACGGCAACCCATTAA
- a CDS encoding sulfurtransferase has translation MNTMRKALISVIVFSSFGLQAMTFDQLSETLDEAKQVIDCRSSNFYNGWPEAGSKLGGHYPNAVNFDAQWLDRIDASALNQLLVEKQLNADKPTYLYCDQAASKKMVTALADQGFTSVSVIEEPLSNYSGSLTALPKFQQLVGPEWLKQVIDGQQPLYAPQTDYKLVEVAWGPPTKYLVSHIPTAQYLNTNNIETKPLWNRVSNEQLTALLQDLGIRYDTTVILYGRNNMAAARAASIMMYAGVEDVRLLNGGWTAWVGAGFTSEPMLQTAEKVADFGRDIPANPELIIDIAEAKAILDGSPKTNSLVSIRTWDEYLGKISGYSYIKPKGRIPGAKWGHGGSDANSLEDFRNPDETMKSADEIEHFWHQWEIDRNQKVSFYCGTGWRASETFFYAYVMGWKDISVYDGGWYEWSGIKTNPTLIGPMS, from the coding sequence ATGAATACAATGAGGAAAGCGCTGATATCCGTTATTGTTTTTTCTAGTTTTGGGCTTCAAGCAATGACGTTTGATCAGTTATCTGAAACCCTTGATGAAGCGAAGCAAGTGATTGATTGTCGCTCGAGTAATTTTTATAACGGATGGCCAGAAGCGGGCTCAAAGCTAGGCGGTCATTACCCTAATGCGGTCAATTTTGATGCCCAGTGGTTGGACAGAATTGACGCCTCGGCGCTTAACCAACTACTGGTGGAAAAACAGCTAAATGCAGATAAGCCTACCTATTTGTATTGCGACCAAGCGGCTAGCAAAAAAATGGTGACAGCCTTGGCTGACCAAGGATTTACATCGGTATCTGTAATTGAAGAGCCGCTCTCAAATTATTCTGGCTCACTTACTGCGTTACCCAAATTTCAGCAGCTTGTTGGACCTGAGTGGCTCAAACAAGTCATTGATGGACAGCAACCACTTTATGCTCCTCAAACCGACTATAAACTGGTTGAGGTTGCTTGGGGACCGCCGACAAAATACCTTGTTTCACATATACCTACAGCACAGTATTTAAATACCAATAATATAGAAACAAAGCCGCTTTGGAATCGTGTTAGTAACGAGCAACTCACGGCCTTGCTGCAAGATTTAGGTATTCGTTACGACACTACCGTGATTTTGTATGGGCGCAATAATATGGCGGCCGCGCGTGCTGCGAGTATTATGATGTACGCAGGTGTTGAAGATGTACGCCTACTGAATGGTGGTTGGACGGCATGGGTTGGTGCTGGCTTCACGTCAGAGCCTATGTTGCAAACCGCAGAGAAAGTGGCAGATTTTGGCCGAGATATTCCTGCTAATCCTGAATTGATCATTGATATCGCTGAGGCGAAAGCCATTCTTGATGGCTCACCAAAAACGAATTCGTTAGTCAGTATTCGTACTTGGGATGAGTACTTAGGCAAAATCAGTGGTTATAGCTATATTAAGCCAAAAGGGCGTATACCGGGTGCAAAATGGGGACATGGTGGCAGTGATGCTAATAGCCTTGAGGATTTTCGTAACCCCGATGAGACCATGAAAAGCGCTGACGAGATTGAACATTTCTGGCATCAATGGGAAATCGATCGTAATCAGAAAGTGTCTTTTTATTGTGGTACGGGGTGGCGGGCGTCAGAAACCTTCTTCTATGCCTATGTGATGGGCTGGAAAGATATCAGCGTTTATGATGGCGGCTGGTATGAGTGGAGCGGTATTAAAACCAATCCAACCTTAATTGGTCCTATGTCATAA
- the grdD gene encoding glycine/sarcosine/betaine reductase complex component C subunit alpha — MANINQQLSDTFSAMADGLLSGQFGKKTRIALTLIGSEHGPQELLRGAQLVARQHSDIEPVLIGCNDPECGFECHPAEDLNQCHQVMESLFEQKQIDGCVTLHYAFPLGVSTMGKVVTPSTGREMIIASTTGTTDTNRQAAMLKNTLYGIALAKATGIEQPTVGVLNIDGAALCERGLRELQQAGYDIHFAESGRADGGIAMRGNDLLQGTPDVMVTDSLTGNLLMKMFSSFTTGGSYEASGFGYGPGLGEGTAGKLVNIISRASGAPVVAGAMRLCADAAKGEVMKRVDEEWEAATLSGLNSTLAKYCQPKTQVETTEAVIAPPEKVTDTDIGGIDILEIEDACQALWQVKIFARTGMGCTGPIILVAKEDLDAAKARLVETEFLS, encoded by the coding sequence ATGGCGAATATCAATCAACAACTATCCGACACGTTTTCAGCAATGGCGGATGGCCTGCTAAGTGGACAATTTGGCAAGAAAACCCGAATTGCTCTCACGCTGATCGGCAGCGAACACGGCCCACAAGAACTGCTTCGAGGTGCTCAGTTAGTTGCAAGACAGCACAGCGACATCGAACCTGTGCTAATTGGATGTAATGATCCTGAGTGTGGTTTTGAATGCCACCCTGCAGAGGATTTAAACCAATGTCACCAAGTGATGGAAAGCTTGTTTGAGCAGAAGCAAATCGACGGTTGTGTCACTTTGCATTATGCCTTCCCTCTTGGTGTGAGCACCATGGGTAAAGTAGTAACTCCGAGCACTGGACGCGAGATGATCATTGCGTCTACGACTGGGACTACAGATACCAACCGCCAAGCGGCGATGCTCAAAAATACCTTGTATGGTATTGCATTAGCAAAAGCGACGGGTATTGAGCAACCGACTGTGGGTGTGCTGAATATTGACGGTGCAGCGTTATGTGAGCGTGGATTACGTGAACTTCAACAAGCGGGTTATGACATTCACTTTGCAGAATCAGGACGTGCCGATGGCGGGATTGCCATGCGCGGTAATGATTTGCTGCAAGGTACGCCTGATGTGATGGTGACAGATAGTCTAACTGGCAATTTGCTGATGAAAATGTTTTCTTCGTTCACTACAGGTGGTAGCTATGAAGCTTCTGGCTTCGGTTATGGACCTGGGTTGGGTGAAGGTACGGCAGGGAAGCTAGTGAACATTATCTCTCGAGCATCGGGTGCACCTGTTGTGGCTGGTGCCATGAGATTATGCGCAGATGCAGCAAAAGGAGAGGTGATGAAGCGCGTTGACGAGGAATGGGAAGCAGCAACCTTATCAGGCTTAAACAGTACTTTAGCAAAATACTGCCAGCCAAAAACGCAAGTAGAAACAACTGAAGCTGTAATTGCACCACCTGAAAAGGTGACTGACACAGATATTGGTGGCATTGATATTTTAGAAATCGAAGATGCATGCCAAGCACTGTGGCAAGTGAAGATCTTTGCTCGCACAGGTATGGGGTGTACTGGTCCTATTATCTTAGTGGCAAAAGAAGATTTGGATGCAGCCAAAGCACGTCTAGTTGAAACGGAGTTTCTTAGCTAG
- the grdC gene encoding glycine/sarcosine/betaine reductase complex component C subunit beta, with protein sequence MGYAVIKGVSYVLAHTPDVLIQHGSVQVQARAKDPSDPYFQQLKDHLRPYEDVVSYPANQCYIGNLTPQQLSDIPQPWFENKEHNANQGKFGEIYNQAQFYAMLNHVDVFNLVQLTQEFIDTYHGQVAHHSLYGDDVDLLAGHQIITKDQILALLEHHHAEVLMMNGEIVGCVKAAHDEDENLSAHIMLENLCTKASGVMAAMHLKQQGIDLDKVDYLIECSEEACGDINQRGGGNFAKAIGESIGCNSATGSDVRGFCAAPAHAMMLASALVKSGIFKNVMVVAGGAVAKLGMNGRDHVKNNMPVLEDCIAGFACMVTENDGVSPEINSDIIGRHQIGTGSSPQAVMTALIAAPLKAAGMKMTDIDKYSVEMQNPEITKPAGAGNVPESNYKMIAALAVKEGQMERTQLPAFVEKHGMTGFAPTQGHIPSGVPFLGFGRDMILNDEIKNFMMVGKGSLFLGRMTNLFDGLSFVVQKNSGKQDEVFDENQVKQVVAQAMRDVAENLLNAKSEK encoded by the coding sequence ATGGGATACGCAGTAATTAAAGGTGTGAGCTACGTGCTCGCCCACACCCCAGATGTATTGATTCAACACGGTTCAGTACAAGTACAAGCGCGGGCAAAAGATCCTTCAGACCCTTATTTTCAGCAGCTAAAAGACCACCTTCGTCCATATGAAGACGTTGTCTCTTATCCTGCCAACCAGTGTTACATCGGTAACCTAACACCGCAACAACTCTCTGATATTCCTCAACCTTGGTTTGAAAATAAAGAACACAATGCCAACCAAGGTAAATTTGGTGAAATTTATAACCAAGCCCAATTTTATGCCATGTTGAACCACGTTGATGTGTTCAATTTGGTGCAACTGACTCAAGAGTTTATCGATACTTACCACGGGCAAGTGGCGCATCATTCGTTGTATGGCGATGACGTTGATCTGCTTGCTGGTCACCAGATCATCACAAAAGATCAAATCTTAGCTTTGCTTGAGCATCATCATGCTGAAGTTTTGATGATGAATGGTGAAATTGTCGGTTGTGTGAAAGCCGCGCACGATGAAGATGAAAACTTATCTGCGCATATCATGCTAGAAAACCTCTGCACTAAAGCATCTGGCGTTATGGCGGCAATGCACCTTAAACAGCAGGGGATTGATCTCGATAAAGTCGATTACTTGATTGAGTGTTCTGAAGAAGCATGTGGTGACATTAACCAGCGTGGTGGTGGCAACTTTGCAAAAGCCATCGGTGAATCTATTGGCTGTAATAGCGCGACAGGTTCGGACGTTCGTGGTTTCTGTGCGGCACCAGCGCATGCCATGATGCTAGCTTCTGCTTTGGTTAAGTCTGGCATATTTAAGAATGTGATGGTTGTCGCGGGTGGCGCAGTAGCGAAACTCGGTATGAACGGCCGTGACCATGTTAAAAATAACATGCCAGTGTTAGAAGATTGCATTGCGGGCTTTGCTTGCATGGTGACTGAAAATGACGGTGTTAGTCCAGAAATTAACTCTGACATCATCGGTCGTCACCAAATTGGTACGGGTTCATCGCCTCAAGCGGTTATGACTGCGCTGATTGCTGCGCCACTTAAAGCTGCAGGCATGAAGATGACAGACATCGACAAGTACTCGGTGGAGATGCAAAACCCAGAGATCACTAAACCTGCGGGCGCGGGTAATGTGCCGGAATCAAACTACAAAATGATTGCAGCGCTAGCGGTGAAAGAAGGGCAGATGGAACGCACTCAGTTGCCAGCGTTTGTTGAAAAACATGGCATGACGGGCTTTGCACCAACGCAAGGGCACATTCCATCAGGCGTTCCTTTCCTTGGCTTTGGCCGTGACATGATCCTTAATGATGAAATTAAAAACTTCATGATGGTGGGTAAAGGCAGCTTGTTCTTAGGGCGTATGACTAACTTGTTTGATGGTTTGAGCTTCGTGGTTCAGAAGAACAGCGGCAAGCAAGATGAAGTGTTTGATGAGAATCAAGTGAAACAGGTTGTGGCGCAAGCAATGCGCGATGTGGCTGAGAACTTGCTAAACGCGAAGAGCGAGAAGTAA
- the grdA gene encoding glycine/sarcosine/betaine reductase complex selenoprotein A, with protein sequence MFANKTVIILGDRDGVPGQAIEACMKTTGAHVAFSTTECFVUTSAGAMDLENQKRIKTLAEEKGAENLVVILGGAEAEASGLACETVTTGDPTFAGPLAGVQLGLSCYHVVEDEVKNAVDPTVYEEQVGMMEMVLDVDAIKAEMQQYRSETALA encoded by the coding sequence GTGTTCGCTAATAAAACAGTGATCATTCTTGGAGACCGCGATGGCGTACCTGGTCAGGCAATCGAAGCTTGCATGAAGACTACAGGTGCTCACGTTGCTTTCTCTACTACAGAATGTTTCGTCTGAACAAGCGCTGGCGCAATGGATCTGGAAAATCAAAAGCGGATTAAAACACTTGCTGAGGAAAAAGGCGCAGAGAATCTCGTTGTGATTCTTGGCGGCGCAGAAGCAGAAGCTTCTGGCCTAGCATGTGAAACTGTCACCACAGGTGATCCGACTTTTGCAGGACCATTGGCGGGAGTCCAGTTAGGACTTTCTTGTTATCACGTGGTGGAAGACGAAGTTAAAAATGCCGTTGATCCAACTGTCTATGAAGAGCAAGTTGGAATGATGGAAATGGTACTTGATGTCGATGCTATCAAAGCGGAAATGCAACAATACCGCAGCGAAACTGCATTAGCATAA
- the grdA gene encoding glycine/sarcosine/betaine reductase complex selenoprotein A: MLKDKKVIILGDRDGVPGQAIEACIKSAGAHVLFSTTECFVUTSAGAMDLENQKRIKGFADEFGPENLVVVLGGAEAEASGLACETVTNGDPTFAGPLAGVQLGLSCYHVVEPEIKENVDAGVYDEQISMMEMVLDVDAIVAEVKEYREQFGKYV, from the coding sequence ATGCTCAAAGATAAGAAAGTTATTATCTTGGGAGACAGAGACGGTGTACCAGGACAAGCAATTGAAGCTTGTATCAAATCTGCTGGTGCGCATGTTCTTTTCTCTACAACTGAGTGTTTCGTCTGAACCAGCGCAGGTGCTATGGATCTGGAAAATCAAAAGAGGATCAAAGGTTTTGCTGACGAGTTTGGCCCAGAGAATCTGGTAGTCGTACTTGGTGGCGCGGAAGCAGAAGCTTCTGGCCTAGCGTGTGAAACCGTTACTAACGGCGATCCTACTTTTGCCGGTCCATTAGCCGGAGTCCAGTTAGGACTCTCTTGTTATCATGTGGTTGAGCCGGAAATTAAAGAAAATGTGGATGCTGGCGTCTATGACGAACAGATAAGCATGATGGAAATGGTACTTGATGTCGATGCCATCGTGGCAGAGGTCAAAGAGTATCGTGAGCAATTCGGAAAGTATGTTTAA
- the trxA gene encoding thioredoxin TrxA, with protein sequence MIELNKDNFDAEVKVDGVVLVDFWSESCGRCIELMPEVMELAEKYGSEIKFCKLNIQGNRRLAMAQKVMGLPSFVFYKNGEKIEHLSGEELEMEDVANKVESYIAETA encoded by the coding sequence ATGATCGAACTAAATAAAGATAACTTTGATGCTGAAGTGAAAGTAGATGGCGTTGTACTGGTTGATTTCTGGAGCGAAAGTTGTGGTCGCTGTATTGAACTGATGCCAGAAGTAATGGAATTAGCTGAAAAATATGGCAGCGAGATCAAATTCTGCAAACTGAATATTCAAGGTAACCGTCGCTTGGCGATGGCGCAGAAAGTGATGGGTCTTCCTTCATTTGTTTTCTACAAAAATGGTGAAAAGATTGAACACCTTTCTGGCGAAGAGCTAGAAATGGAAGATGTTGCGAACAAAGTAGAAAGCTACATCGCTGAAACAGCATAA
- the trxB gene encoding thioredoxin-disulfide reductase — translation MSELYDVIIIGGGAGGMSAGVYAARGKMKTLIIEDKRNTGGQAATTSEMENYPGIVEATGPQLMDMFREHCNKFGVEFARGLVSEITIANDGFIKTLTTSKGEIYQTKSIIVATGATPRILGITGELEFRGKGVSYCATCDADFYEELDVVVVGSGNTAVEESVFLTKFVNKVTMIVLHDQGILDADRTAQEQAFANDKIEFVWNSVVEEICGDELVSGVKLKHLKTGEITELSADGVFMFVGTVPKTDFIKGQVALSPQGYVITNEKQETNVPGIFAVGDVVDKFLRQVVTAAGDGAIAAVAADRYIEEEENWRKSVSEFGGTAMVAFWNPLSKESLAVINQLEQDCKDKPDQRVVTIDTYKSQNIANRFSVSDVPVVIRFDAGQEAKRVNVKDIAELDTLY, via the coding sequence ATGTCTGAACTATACGATGTCATCATAATTGGTGGCGGTGCTGGTGGTATGTCAGCCGGGGTTTATGCTGCTCGTGGCAAAATGAAAACCCTGATCATTGAAGATAAGCGAAATACAGGCGGCCAAGCCGCGACAACCAGTGAAATGGAAAACTACCCAGGTATTGTGGAAGCGACAGGTCCACAACTTATGGATATGTTCCGTGAACACTGTAATAAGTTTGGTGTGGAGTTTGCTCGCGGACTCGTGTCTGAAATCACAATTGCTAATGATGGCTTTATTAAGACGCTAACAACGAGCAAAGGCGAAATTTATCAGACCAAGAGCATCATAGTTGCAACGGGTGCTACACCGCGCATTCTAGGTATCACGGGTGAATTAGAGTTCCGTGGTAAAGGTGTTTCATACTGCGCAACTTGCGATGCTGATTTTTACGAAGAGCTTGATGTTGTCGTTGTAGGATCCGGTAATACAGCGGTTGAAGAATCTGTATTCCTCACCAAGTTTGTTAATAAAGTCACCATGATCGTGCTGCATGATCAAGGCATTCTTGATGCTGATCGCACAGCCCAAGAGCAAGCATTTGCTAACGATAAAATCGAGTTTGTTTGGAACTCTGTGGTTGAAGAAATCTGCGGTGATGAACTTGTTAGCGGTGTGAAGCTTAAGCATCTAAAAACAGGAGAGATCACAGAGCTGTCTGCTGATGGTGTCTTTATGTTTGTTGGCACAGTGCCAAAAACAGATTTCATTAAAGGCCAAGTGGCATTAAGCCCACAAGGTTATGTCATCACCAATGAAAAACAAGAAACCAATGTTCCCGGTATTTTTGCTGTGGGTGATGTCGTTGATAAATTCCTTCGTCAGGTAGTCACCGCAGCCGGTGATGGCGCAATTGCGGCAGTCGCGGCAGACCGTTATATCGAAGAAGAAGAAAACTGGCGCAAATCTGTGTCTGAGTTTGGCGGTACGGCAATGGTGGCGTTCTGGAATCCACTAAGCAAAGAAAGTTTAGCTGTGATTAATCAGCTAGAACAAGATTGCAAAGATAAGCCAGATCAGCGTGTTGTCACTATAGATACCTATAAAAGCCAAAATATTGCGAACCGTTTCTCGGTTTCAGATGTGCCAGTTGTGATCCGATTTGACGCTGGGCAGGAAGCCAAGCGAGTGAATGTTAAGGATATTGCTGAGTTAGATACTCTGTATTAA